AGCGCGGGCTTAATATAGTTGCAGGCTTTGATGTTGATAAAAATAAAATCGGCAAGGAGATCAGCGGCAAGAAGATTTTCAGCCTTGAAAAATTCCCCGATCTTCTGGAAAGGCTGCATATCAAAATCGGCGTACTTACTGTCCCGCAGAACAGGGCTCAGCAGGTGGCGGCGTATATGGTGGAGTCGGGTATTGAGGCAATCTGGAACTTCACCTCCATTCGCCTTGATATACCCGAGCACATAATCGTTGAGCGGGTTGAGCTTGAATGTTCGCTTGCGGTTCTCTCCAGCAGGCTCAGAGAGAAGAACGAAGAATCAGCAGAGGATTTCAGCGGCGTAAAAGTATGAAAGAAAGTGTGAAAATTAGGCTTTGCCTCGGCAGCTCCTGCTTTACACGCGGGAATAATAAGGCCTTGGAGCTCATTAAAGAGTATATCTCTGAAAACAGCCTTGAAGAGAGTGTTGAGCTTTCAGGGAGCCTTTGCGAGGGCAAATGCAGCAGCGGCCCTCATATAACTATCGATGAAAAAGAGTATGATGAAATTAAGCCGGAATCAGTTTTAGACCTTATCAGAATTCATCTGAGAGAAAAGGGCATCATACACTGACCACCGGCTTTGAAAGGGTATAGTATGGATTTTATGGAACCGGTTTACACTCAGGCAGCGGAATGCCAGGACTGCTATAAGTGCCTGCGCCGATGCCCTGTAAAATCGATACAAATACAGGACGGCCATGCAAGGATAATGAACGAAAGCTGCATTATGTGCGGTACTTGCGTTCGAACTTGCCCGGCCGGCGCAAAGAAAATACGAAACGACCTCCAGAGAGCCCGCCTTCTCCTGAACAGCAGGGATAAAGTATATATGTCCATAGCTCCAAGCTGGAGAGCAGAGTTTGAAGGCAGCGAGGATAAGCTCATAGCAGCGGTTAAGAAGCTCGGCTTTGCCGGCGTTTCAGAAACTGCCCTTGGAGCGCAGGAGGTTTCTGCAAACACTGCGAAAATACTCGCCGAAGGCAAGCCGGGCGTTTATATCTCAAGTGCCTGCCCCACGGTGGTAGAGTATGTGCTGAAATATATGCCTAAGCTTGCAGGCAGCATTACAGGGCTTCTCTCGCCTCTGCTTGCACACTGCAAGATGCTCCGCAAGGAATACGGGGATGATATCGGAATCGTCTTTGCAGGCCCGTGCATCGGAAAGAAGAAGGAATCAGACACATCAGAAGGCCTGCTGGATGTTGCGATAACGTTCCAAGACCTGAAGCAATGGCTCAATGATGAGGATATCGATCAGGGCAGCCTCCAGCCTGAGAATGGCGAGGATGTATTTGTTCCGCAGAGGGCGGCTGAAGGCAGCCTGTACCCCGTTGACGGCGGGATGATTGCAGGAATCAAGGCCAACTGCGATGTTACCGATGCAGGTTATATGACCTTCTCCGGAATGGATAACATTATGCAGGTTCTTGAAGGGCTCGAGAATTTTAAGCCCGATAAGCCTGTATTCCTCGAACTGCTCGCCTGCGACGGCGGATGCGTGAACGGCCCGGCTGCCCAGAGCGAAAAGAGCAGCGCATTAAAACGGCTTGATGTTTTGTCAGGCAGTGAATATGAAAAGGAAAATATCCCGAGAAAGCCGGGCCTGGATATAACAGCCAGCTTCACTCCCGAGCCGAAGGAAGAAAAAAAATACCCCGAGCATAAAATCAGAGAAGCCCTTGAGCGGGTGGGTAAATACCGCCCTGAGGATGAGCTCAACTGCAGCGGCTGCGGATATGATTCCTGCAGGCAGTTTGCCGAGGCGCTGCTTGAAGGCAGGGCAGAGGAGAGTATGTGCGTAAGCTATATGCGTCAGCTCGCCCATAAGAAGGCCGATATGCTCATCAAAACAATGCCCGGCGGGGTAGTGATTGTGGATGAAAAGCTTGAAGTGGTAGAGTCAAACAGGCGTTTCGCCTCTATGCTTGGAAGCGATGCGGAAAACCTCTATGAGCAGGTGCCCGGGCTGGAGAAGGCAAAAATCGAGAAGCTCCTGCCAAATGCTGATATGTTCCGCAGGGTTATTGAAAGCCTTGAGCAGGTTCTAGAGAAAGATGTAAAGATAAATAATGCGGTTCTGCATATCACCGTTTTCACAATCGAGCAGGGAAGGCTCGCAGGAGCGTTCCTTCAGGATATTACTGCTCCGGCAGTTGCCAAAGAGCAGATTATAAACAAGGCGAGAAACGTTATTGAAAAGAACCTTCAAACAGTGCAGCAGATTGCATATCTGCTCGGTGAGAATGCGTCTGATTCTGAGGTTATTCTCAATTCTATCGTAGAATCCTTCCAGACCGGCAGCGAAGAAAGCCAGAGGGGCAAAGATGCTCACAAAGAATAATTTTTTCGTTGAGGTTGGCTCTTTTCAGAAGAGCAAGGAAGGTATGGGCTCGCCCGGCGATGTCTTCTATTCCAGCAGGACAGAAGACGGCCAGAGAACTATCTGCATTCTCGCAGATGGGCTCGGAAGCGGGATTAAGGCAAACGTACTTGCCACCCTTACATCAACTATGGCAATGAACTACATCAAATCCGATATTGATGTTAAGCGGGCATCAGAGATTATTATGGCCACTCTGCCTGTATGCAGCTTCCGTAAAGTGGGGTATTCCACCTTTACAATTGTTGATGTGAATTCCGAAGGGCGCGTGCGGATTATAGAATACGACAACCCCTGCTGTCTTCTTCTCAGAAACGGCAGCAAGGTAGAGCTGGAAAGAAGCAGTCATAAAATAGATGCAGGCTCTGCTGGAGAGCGAGAGCTAAAATACGCAAGCTTCAATGCTGTAAAAGGCGATAAGCTCTTTTTCTGCAGCGACGGGGTTACCCAGTCCGGAATGGGAACTCAGGCTATGCCTCTTGGCTGGACTTCTCAGGGAGCTGAGGAATATATAACCACCCAGCTTAGCAGATATGAATCTGTTTCTGCAAGGAAGCTTGCCCGCAGGATAGTTGAAAGGGCATTAAAGAACGACGGCAATAAAGCCAAGGATGATATAAGCGCAGCGGTTATCTCCTTCAGGCATCCTCGAAGAACACTTGTGATAACGGGGCCTCCGTATAATCAGAGCAACGATGGTCTGCTGGCATCGAAGTTTGAAGAGTTCAGCGGCAGAAAGCTTATCTGCGGGGGAACAACTGCGAGGATTATCGCAAGGCAGACGGGCAGGGATGTGAAGATTGACCTTAGCTGGACAGACCCGTATATCCCTCCGGCATCCAAGATGGAAGGTGCAGAGCTGGTTACCGAGGGCACAGTAACTCTCAGCAGAGCGCTGGAGCTGCTCAAAAGCAAAGGAGAGATAGAGCCACCCGCGAAGAATCCTGCTGAGAAACTCGTGGAATACCTCCTCGAGAGCGACAGCATACATTTTATCGTGGGAACCAAGATTAACGAAGCCCATCAAGACCCGAATCTGCCGGCGTCTTTGGATATTAGAAGGAATATGCTTAGAGAGATCGTTGATACTCTCAACAACAAGCATTTGAAAAGCTCTACCATGGAGCTGATATAAGAGTAAAAGCAGTAGTTAAGTGATAATTGTATAAAGGAAATATTGATGTCTTGTGAAGCCTGTAAAAAGCAGAAGTTTGAGAAGGTTTGCCGGATACTTGAAGAACATCAGGCAGACAAATCCAATCTCATACCAATACTCCACGCTGTGCAGAGGGAGTACAGGTATCTGCCGGAAGAAATTTTAACCTATATCGCAACAAGCCTGAATATGCCGCCGGCAAAGGTATACGGAGTGGCGAGCTTTTACGCACACTTCGCACTTGAGCCTAAAGGTAAGTATGTAATCCATATATGCGACGGAACGGCCTGCCATGTTAAGGGATCGATAGCAATCCTTGAGGCAATGCAGCAGAAGCTCGGCCTTGATAAGGAAAAATGCACTACCGACGATCAGCTCTTTACCGTGGAAACTGTAAGCTGTCTCGGTGCTTGCGGGATGGCTCCGGTGATTACCATAAACGAAGATGTTCACGGGCTTGTAACGCCGGAGAAGGCGGAAAATCTTATCGAAGAAATTCTTGAAAAGGAGAAGGCCTGATGATTGCGGCAACCGTAAATTTAGAATTAATAAAAGAAAACTACCTCAAGGCTCTTGGGAAAACCCAGAGACAGATTGTTGTCTGCGCTGGTACCGCCTGCGTGGCTAACGGGTCTTTGAAGGTATTTGAAGCTGTTAAAGAGCAGGTGGAGAAGAAAGATTTAGATGTTTCTGTAAAGCTGGAATCTGATAAGGATGCGGATGTGGTTATGGCCAAGACAGGCTGCCGCGGATTCTGTCAGGTAGGGCCTCTGGTAACGGTGCGTCCGCAGGAGTATCATTATGTTCGGGTTAAGCCAGAAGACGCTGCTGAAATAGTTGAATCCTCAGTGGCTGATGATAAGCCTGTTGAGAGACTGCTGTACTCCGATCCGGCTACTGGAAATACATGCAGAACCACCAAGGACATTCCCTTCTATACGCGTCAGAACCGTACAGTTCTCGATGAATGCGGCAAGA
This window of the Sedimentisphaera salicampi genome carries:
- a CDS encoding redox-sensing transcriptional repressor Rex is translated as MIMKVSSVSLPTIKRLPSYLHILRQSLEEGHENISSAYIARALHLEAIQVRKDLSATGISGQSGVGFNIAGLIKHLEDFLGWNNSRDAFLVGCGNLGVALMGYEGFRERGLNIVAGFDVDKNKIGKEISGKKIFSLEKFPDLLERLHIKIGVLTVPQNRAQQVAAYMVESGIEAIWNFTSIRLDIPEHIIVERVELECSLAVLSSRLREKNEESAEDFSGVKV
- a CDS encoding (2Fe-2S) ferredoxin domain-containing protein, whose protein sequence is MKESVKIRLCLGSSCFTRGNNKALELIKEYISENSLEESVELSGSLCEGKCSSGPHITIDEKEYDEIKPESVLDLIRIHLREKGIIH
- a CDS encoding [Fe-Fe] hydrogenase large subunit C-terminal domain-containing protein, with product MDFMEPVYTQAAECQDCYKCLRRCPVKSIQIQDGHARIMNESCIMCGTCVRTCPAGAKKIRNDLQRARLLLNSRDKVYMSIAPSWRAEFEGSEDKLIAAVKKLGFAGVSETALGAQEVSANTAKILAEGKPGVYISSACPTVVEYVLKYMPKLAGSITGLLSPLLAHCKMLRKEYGDDIGIVFAGPCIGKKKESDTSEGLLDVAITFQDLKQWLNDEDIDQGSLQPENGEDVFVPQRAAEGSLYPVDGGMIAGIKANCDVTDAGYMTFSGMDNIMQVLEGLENFKPDKPVFLELLACDGGCVNGPAAQSEKSSALKRLDVLSGSEYEKENIPRKPGLDITASFTPEPKEEKKYPEHKIREALERVGKYRPEDELNCSGCGYDSCRQFAEALLEGRAEESMCVSYMRQLAHKKADMLIKTMPGGVVIVDEKLEVVESNRRFASMLGSDAENLYEQVPGLEKAKIEKLLPNADMFRRVIESLEQVLEKDVKINNAVLHITVFTIEQGRLAGAFLQDITAPAVAKEQIINKARNVIEKNLQTVQQIAYLLGENASDSEVILNSIVESFQTGSEESQRGKDAHKE
- a CDS encoding SpoIIE family protein phosphatase, with protein sequence MLTKNNFFVEVGSFQKSKEGMGSPGDVFYSSRTEDGQRTICILADGLGSGIKANVLATLTSTMAMNYIKSDIDVKRASEIIMATLPVCSFRKVGYSTFTIVDVNSEGRVRIIEYDNPCCLLLRNGSKVELERSSHKIDAGSAGERELKYASFNAVKGDKLFFCSDGVTQSGMGTQAMPLGWTSQGAEEYITTQLSRYESVSARKLARRIVERALKNDGNKAKDDISAAVISFRHPRRTLVITGPPYNQSNDGLLASKFEEFSGRKLICGGTTARIIARQTGRDVKIDLSWTDPYIPPASKMEGAELVTEGTVTLSRALELLKSKGEIEPPAKNPAEKLVEYLLESDSIHFIVGTKINEAHQDPNLPASLDIRRNMLREIVDTLNNKHLKSSTMELI
- the nuoE gene encoding NADH-quinone oxidoreductase subunit NuoE, whose protein sequence is MSCEACKKQKFEKVCRILEEHQADKSNLIPILHAVQREYRYLPEEILTYIATSLNMPPAKVYGVASFYAHFALEPKGKYVIHICDGTACHVKGSIAILEAMQQKLGLDKEKCTTDDQLFTVETVSCLGACGMAPVITINEDVHGLVTPEKAENLIEEILEKEKA